The window GGGGAGAATACAGTGCGCACACATGCTCCCACGCCTAGCTTGACCACTTCAAACAAAAGTAGGGTTGTACCTTGTTCTCCCAGTACTTAGCAATTGAATCACAATGTGCTTATGAAACAATCAGAAAATGAACTCGTTTAATCGACTTCGGTAAAAAGAAAAACTGCTACTGATTCTACAGACACAAGTCAGAGAAAAGAGGTGACAACTTGCAACAGAGTATGCGAATTCAATTGCAACCGTTGATATACATGCACCATTGATATACAGGTTGGATTCTAATGCTACAAATTTGACAGTTACTATGATACATACCAAAAACAAAACAAGAGTCTTTTAAAATCGTCGAcgaatatttttaacaatttaataaaataaaacattgcttatataaataaatcacaTCTAGAGTAGATGATGAAGGTTAGACTAACCTGAATACATGAGTGATACTACTCCACACATCTGGGCCCATGATGCACTTCGTTTGGCGACAAAGTTGATCATTCTGGAAATGATAAACGTGCAGTCACTATGGCTGACGTTTATAACTATTACCATACACTAAGAAATATGTTGTAAAACAATTGGCCTGCTTCATGGAAGAAAATGGTAAATCATTGAGCATCAGAGCCAAAAAAAGTAGTGAAACACTAATTACCTTGCAGGTTTTGTGCAAATATGGGCATAGTATAATGCAAATAGGTgtcaaactattttttataacaataaaaaatgctCTAAGATTTTTTGTTGTCGaagcacaaataataaaaactgaatcTACCATATATTTCAGTAACCAATCAACATTGAACAGAAACACTACCGGCCGTTAATATGCACATTTCGTACCCCTTTGCTCCGCTTTCCATCGCGCCAGTTTCACCTTATCTTGGAAACTTGCAATTAGCTAATAATGATTTGGAAAGTTCATAGATTTACAGAATACATCTTTTAGTAGCGATAATATGATGCCACTATTGGACTTTAGCACAAGTTCTGCCTACCCTTCCTATTACTCATATGTACTTTTGAAAATTAACTTAATCCAAATTCAACTATTGGTAATTTGAAATAGCCTCATTTCTGTCAATAATATTATGACATCTACTGACCATGCATGAATTTTCAAAAAGGATAccatgaataataaaaaaaaactacgAAAACAGTGAAGAAAAACAAAAGCAATGACATTCGTAAATACATGAGCAGATAAGTCTAAAGCTTGTAATAAAACCAGCCATCAACGTGAACAGAATCGTAAGAAAttagctgctagtggaaaaatAAACAGGCGAAGATGAATATGAATGAGTAAGTTTTTGGTTATCAATAAATTTGTGTAGTAGAGTTCACTTACTGTGTACGCCGAGCTGACCCCGAAAGAGATTGCGTAGCTTGCAGACCTGCATAAGCACCATTCAAACCTCCGATAGCACCGCCTGAAACATCAACAGTTGCAATTTACAGCATACCAAAATATGAAAAGAAAACTTTTAGGTAGCATCATTAACTCTACCCGCAGCCAATGGAGCCATGGATATATTGCATTGCATTTACAAGCTATACCTTTCGAGTTGACAAGAGATAGATGCTGCTGCACCGTTTAATATCTTTGGTATGCTTGTACTACTTTATCTGAATGTTATTTCGTCAGGGAATAGCGTACGGGTATGTTTTGGGACATTTGAGAATTGGGCTAGAACGCACTAACTCAACGAGCTTAGTGTCGTTGAAATTGTTGGTAACCATAGAGTGCAATTTTAATCACAGCTGTGTGAATAAAGAACTCTGTTGAATGAGCCTAATAAAAAAACCCAGTCGACTTGCTATCAGTATTACATTCTGATTGAATAATGTGAACCCTCATTTTGTAATAAGCCCTAAGTCTCAATTACTTAGCCTTGAATAGTGCCTCAGACACCCTCAAAACAATGCGAACTATGATTTATCTAAGACTATAAAGTATTGGCATTTTTTACCAATTACATTTGAAGCGCAATACATTTTAACAGAATTGAATAATGTCAAAGGATGAAAACTCTCAATGGTAAGAAAGTGCAAAAAGCAAATCAGATTCTGCCTACATCATTAGAAGCAAGAACATATAGACTAATAATGAATTGCATACAAATATCATCTGGGATAGCGTCTCACACGATCCTGAAAATGAGAAGAGAAATGAAGGCAAAAAACCTTGTTAGGTGGCATCAGTTTGTATGAGAGAGATCGTAAGTGACCAGTTGATTACTCACCTGCCGCTGTAAAACCACCGATTGTGTTGAACATCAACTCAAACCTGCCTCTTCCGGCAGCACCTGTAGACCATTCTGGATACAAGTACTCAGACTCGCTCTGAAGCAAATAGTATCACAATTTAGCGAGTTTGGGAGTGTAATGTCTTAATGAACTAGCAGAACATAGTATTTTCACTAAATAAAGTCAGattgctataaataaaaattattatgccaacataatgctacaattttcatTAATACCATCAACCGTTTAATTAGATTATCAACTGATGGGTATACTAGACTACAACCAAGGAGATAACCTTTCTATGTTTTGAACACAGTAAAGATAACATGTATACACCTGCAAATGTATAATTTCCTAGTCATGAAAATTTGATTTCATTGATTTCCTTAGATTTCATATACATTTTTACATgtttcttgtcaggttttaacaAAATCCTTAGGATCAGTGAACTCTAGTTTACTCAGTTGAGTTGCTACACATTTCAACAACTTGATATTGGCTATTCTTCAACAGCATATTTTGGTTATTGCGGTTTTAAATGCATCTAGTTTTCAGTGTCCTGAACCTATAAAGTGAAATAATATAGCCATGCCTTTTGAacatttccgatttcaaccaaacccgATTTTGATCAGACTAATTGAATattaatttgcaacaaaattcacattacagttatttggtatcaaaaggctcaccatgtcttactttgctgcgttgtaggtgccaaatatgtggaaatgcgattacaaggtcttaaaagctcaaaaatgaacagttaatcgcagccatcacgagaacggcgtaggttggaatccctttatttcgatgagctactcaactcgacgtggttattattttgacatgtcatattatcacgtgaattgaaaagccaataaaaggctcaatataaaacgccttgtagcaatagtttatgacaaacatttccggttctaccgaaaagcctgtatcaaatatagatgctcgctacttcacagttttgtttcatcTTGGTCttatcatctagtcgtaatctgatcatgtggcccaTACTTCCTGACAAATAGTGTGAACATTTTCTGCAgaatttttcgactatcacaagtgaccaacaggctcctcatgtctatcaaaggatgatatgcactccttcgagctaaagttaaaaaattaaactagtttttaggctaggttttgcgatatcagtgctcaaagtgacagcctCACaacgatgatgaaatagacgcgtaagaataatacacatggttttatcgaatgcgtgaagtatatttgtgaaaatatttcgacgaatgaggttgcatgaaagtgtaaacagaagcaatcGTGTTCGattacatcccatttgagccgttttggaaagggattccaatctaaggCGTTTTTGTAATGGCCcctattaactgttcgttttttagctttcaagagcttgtaatcacattgctacatattttgcacctacaacacagcagagtgagacatggtaaTCTTTTTGGTACCAAAaaactgtagtgtgaattttgttgcaagtcaacttttaaggttTTTGAGTGTCAGACTGACCAGAAATTGGACTTTCGATTAAATCGAGAGATTTTTTATGTTACAATTAGTAAATGGTATGTTATAATTTCCTTCTATGTGTTTTGATTTTACAATCATGAATACATCACTCTACTCTTCCATTAGAATTTTTTAGATCTTAACCTTAGTGTAGGCTAGCCTTTGCTACTTTAAGGTTTGCGTTCAAATTAGTTGATTATTAACAGATTTCTTTATGAGGCGACCAATAAATTTTACATATCACCTACTCTTTTGTTAAATGTGTATACAGATTATgctataaaatagtaaaaaatacgCCTTGAACACTAAGCTAACAAATTCAAATTTGAAAAGACTACAAAAACCCAAAAATAAGCACTTACTGGAGTTACATAGGCaggattaaaatttaaatatggCGAGGAGTAAGTGTTTGTGTTGAGACTTGATGCTTGGCCTGCGGCAGCTCCTACAACGCAAAGCAAATCTGAGCTAGCGATACAAAACGAATTATTTGACAAAAAACACATCCAATGAGAAAATGTAGAGTAGAACAATGTAgagtagaaaataaaaaaaatcactCAAACTAATGTCAAAACAGATAAAGCTGTGATATTAAAACTACGATGATATGCAGATCTTGGATTTTGCTAAAGCAATAACATCGATGTTTAGAGAGCTATCTCTTGGCTAGCTCCAATATTCGGCAAAATAAACATAATCGGTGAGCCCAAATCAATTGTGTAATATTTTCTTGCATGCAATTAAACATCCCTGATTCAATTTTAAGCACAAATTACAAGAAGCTGTAAAGAGAAAAACTACACATAGTTACAAAAGAGCGTGCAAGAAGCAAAAACAACTTACCTAAAGATTCGGCTTTGCTGCCACCAGCAGCCATTTGTTTATCACTTACCACAACCAAATGTTAGTTGAAAAAAGTGAATAACACGCAAGCGATGATTGAATAAAAAGTTCTAAGTAAACCACCAGATAAGTTCTAAGTAAATCTTCAATACTATTGAAGAGATTCTCACGTTGAATAACGCAATGCTACCGGACAGGAAACATAGCCTATGGGCTACATTTGAGCAACTTTATATTAGTTGCCGATTAACCAACCGAAATGTTAGTTGTACCTAGATGTCAAAGTGTTTTATTATAAAGATAACAACTAAAACAACgtgtttaaacaaatatttctaGTTTAACTCTATCAATGTGGCTCTCTTG of the Watersipora subatra chromosome 4, tzWatSuba1.1, whole genome shotgun sequence genome contains:
- the LOC137394674 gene encoding mitochondrial import inner membrane translocase subunit Tim23-like, with the protein product MAAGGSKAESLGAAAGQASSLNTNTYSSPYLNFNPAYVTPSESEYLYPEWSTGAAGRGRFELMFNTIGGFTAAGGAIGGLNGAYAGLQATQSLSGSARRTQMINFVAKRSASWAQMCGVVSLMYSGIGTILAKIRGHDDELNTVASGALSGLLFKSTAGLRGCAKGGVAGLAITSAYVLITSRDRVTSMVTGR